The segment ccaggcaggAGGCAGGTTCCTGAtatggggggtgggcagggcagaGAACAGCCCAGAAGGAGCCCTGCGCCGGTAGAGGCAACACCTGGCTGGCCTGAGCCACAGGGTGGGGCGGGTCTGGGCCGAGCAGGCCGAACAAGTCACTGTGTCAGGACAGGGGTGGGGCTGGCTGTTCCAGTGCCTTCCGGGTCCACAGAGGGGCACGGAGCAGACGCAGGAGAAGGGCGGAGGGGCCCGGCCAGGAGGAGGTGGGACTCTTGTCCTCCAGGTGGCTCTTTCACCCCAGGACACTCGGCCTGGCAGGGCTCTCCTGACCAGGTGGGTGGCATGACCAGGGAGGGGGTCTTGGGgctcctcctccctgcagccctgcGCCCCGTGTCACCAGCCACACAGCCAGCAGCTCTTGTCCTCATTCTGAGGAAACCTCAGTGGGAACTGCTTACCTGCCTGCTGTGGGCTGCCCGCAAGCACCAAGAGACCAGGTGGGGCAGGGGCGGCCAGGCTCGGTCAACTTGGAGCACCTGGGGCACAGGCCCCCCAGCTTCAtgccctcccctggcccctgcACCCAGGGAGGAAGCAAAGCGACCCAGACCCTGCACTCCCCCAGGTGAAGCCTTCCAGCCAGGCCTCTGCACCTGAACCGtcgccctctcccctgccccagccctcctcaccTCCATTTGGCTCAGAGGCCCAGTGCCTGGGCAGTCACAGCAGCGGGTAAtcatcacagggcatggcaggcTGCAGCACACTGTCTGTGGGAAGAGAAAGCACCTGCTTCAGGGTGGCACAACCGGGGGGCTGGTGCTGCCACTCAGCTGATGTTTGTGGGATGAATAAGGAACGATCGAGTGAGGGACCCCGGATTCCATCAGCAGCCCGCACCCCCAGGGAGCATCCTCTGGGGTAAACAAGACATCATCTGGCTCGTCCCCAAAGTGCTGCAAAGCTCCCCTGTCCCCTCACTGCTCTGACGCTCCCATTGGCAGAGCCTCCTTGAGGCTGTGCCCTGTGTGGGGCCTGGACCGAGGGCCCCAGAAGACAGGGGTTCACGCCTGCAGCTGTGCTCTCTGCGGGGAGCCATCTGTAACAGGGTGTGCCCAGGACGTCACTACTGGATGGGTGGCCAAAGAGAAGCGGGGGCTCTGTCCACTCCAGGAGCCTCATGAAGGAGGAAATGTGACTCAGGAGGAGCCTGAAGGCAGAGGATGGAGGGGACCAAGGATGGCACTGTGTGGCCGAGGCATGAGGCCAGCCAAGGACCCCGAGAGCCGCAGTGACTGGCACTGGAACCTGCGGACCTGGGAGAAAGCAGGACTTCTGGGCTCCAGACCAGAGACAGTGACCTCCGGGTTCAAGCCACCCGGTGCATGGCGTTTGtcagagcagccctggcaaatgaaGACACCACATGCTGGGCTGGTCAGGGGTCCACGCACGGGCAGGGGACGCCCCTCAGCCACCGGGCTCAAGCTTTGAAAGCGTGACTGCCCCAGGCCCACCTGGTCCCACGGCTGCTGCCCTGAacctggccctgggctcccccAGGTGGGTGCCCCTCGCAGCTCCATGCCAGGTAAGCTCCCTTGCCcaccctcagccctgcaggcccCAAGGGCTGACCTGGCCAGGCCCCTCTGCCCACCAGGAGACCGTGATTAAGACAAGGGCCCGGCAGATCCCAGAGCTGGGTCCTTGCAACATGAGGCTCCTTTTCCAGAAGCTTCCCTGAGTCCTGGGCAAGTACCATCCTGCCAGCCGGCAGGGGCTCAAGTTCCCCACCTGTCTCAGGAGGGTCCATGGCAGACCCCCACAGGCTGCCCacactgcccctttggtgggagcCCAGGAAGGGGGACGCCTGGCTTTGCTAGCAGCCCCCGTCGCCCCACCCCTgcgccctcctcctcctgctctgcaggCTCTTGGCACAGGCGGTGGAGCTCCTGGGGCGGGAGCGGACCCCTCCCTGGGCCGTGGGAGGCTCGGTGCATGGCAGATGAGCTCACAGGAAGTCAGGACGCACTTAGGACTTACAGTAGAGGGTTCCAGCAGGAGTCGTGGCAGCTCCTTTTCTGTCTAgattgagaaaaaaacataacCTGTGCTGGAAGGTGTGATTTGGGCTCAGCCTCAGCCCCTGGGAGAGGTGGGGACCCTGCTCAGAACCGCGGGGCACAGACCAATGCCTGTGGAGCTGTGGCCAGCATGgctgcctctgagcctcagtttcctcctttgtcaCAGGGACACCACCCCTCCCTGGACGGCTTGGGCAGACCAGGCAGGCTGAGGCCACCCCAAGCCGAGAGCCCTTTGCGGGATGGTCCCCGCAGGCCTTCCCTCGAGCCCTCCCTGGGCAGGGACCCGCCTGctccttctctgccccccccttctcctcctccttcccgcAGCTCTCTGGATGGTCCTTCAGCCCCTCGAAGGCCCCTCCTTCCTAACCCAGGAGCACTCCTGTctgtcctcctgctgccctgctgcACACTGGCCTCTGGTCACCTCTAGAAGGGCTGTGGGCACTGGAGCAGCCTGGCCCAGCGTGCGCAGCCTCCCCGTGAGCATCCCGTGGCAggtggggcaggaggccagggtgCCTCTAGGTTCCAGGGGGGAATGGAGCCTGAGCCGTGAGCAGTCTTGGGAGCTGCCaccatagcaggggcactcacctgcctgctcatgtagcagggcactcacctgcctgctcacatagcaggggcactcacctgcttgatcacatagcaggggcactcacctgcctgctcatgtagcagggcactcacctgcctgctcacatagcaggggcactcacctgcttgaTCACATAgcggggcactcacctgcctgctcaggcagcaggggcactcacctgcctgctcatgtagcagggcactcacctgcttgaTCACATAGcggggcactcacctgcttgctcaggcagcaggggtgctcacctgcctgctcaggcagcaggggcactcacctgcctgctcatgtagcagggcactcacctgcttgaTCACATAGcggggcactcacctgcttgctcaggcagcaggggcgctcacctgcctgctcaggcagcaggggcactcacctgcctgctcaggcagcaggggcactcacctgcttgaTCACATAGcggggcactcacctgcttgctcaggcagcaggggcgctcacctgcctgctcaggcagcaggggcactcacctgcctgctcaggcagcaggggcactcacctgcttgaTCACATAGcggggcactcacctgcttgctcaggcagcaggggcactcacctgcctgctcaggcagcaggggcactcacctgcctgctcatgtagcagggcactcacctgcctgctcaggcagcaggggcactcacctgcctgctcatgtagcaggggcactcacctgcctgctcaggcagcaggggcactcacctgcttgaTCACATAGcggggcactcacctgcttgctcaggcagcaggggcgctcacctgcctgctcaggcagcaggggcactcacctgcctgctcatgtagcagggcactcacctgcttgaTCATAGcggggcactcacctgcttgctcaggcagcaggggcgctcacctgcctgctcaggcagcaggggcactcacctgcctgctcaggcagcaggggcactcacctgcttgctcaggcagcaggggcactcacctgcctgctcaggcagcagagACACTCACCGGCCAGCACAGGTAGCAGAGgcagcccagcagcagcagcagcagcaggagcagcagggcgGATGCGCCAGCCACGACAGGGATCCAGGGGAATTTGGAGCTGCCTTGGCTCTCGGTGGGGTCGTCATCCTCGTACTGGTACTCCTCATCAGCGTCCTCCTCGGGGTCCTCCTCCTCATCAGTGCCCTCGTCTTCTCTATTCGTGTCCTTGCTGGCATGCTCGGGGGACTGCTCAGGGGACTGCTTGGGGGACTGCTCGGGGGACTTCCTGGGAGTGCTGGCTGCAGCATTCTTGGAGGGCTTTGTGGGGCTCTTCTCAGGGGGTGTGTCGGGGGATTGTGCAGCGAGGCTTTGGCTGTTGACCTTGCTTGGGTTCCCAGCCTTGTCCTCGGTGGGTTTGGCAGCAGGATTCTCCCCCTGTGGAAGGGCCACCGTCACCATCCAGCCTTGGCTGCCAGAGAACAGGTGTGGccgagggctgggctggggctgggtggtcCCCTCCTGGCTCCCGTCCCCTGGCATtccacccccagcctcctcctctcctcaggtGCTCCACCTCCAGGGACCCCAGGGGGGGCCAGGAGTCCATGGCCAGATGCCCAGACCACCTCGGCAGTGCCCAGGGCCACAGACACCACATGTGGCGGAGGCTGCCCCATCCCCCTGCCTGAACCCCAACCTGGAGGGGTGGGCCTTGGGGCCCACACAGCCAGGGGTGCCACAGGCCTGGACTCTGGTCCTGGTgggccccctgccccacccactcGCCCTGGCTGCCAGCTGCCCCCCAGCGTGTCTGCATCAGGGCTGGGCCGACGTGCCCCATGATGGGGGTGCCCCCACCCAGTACTCACGCAGTCCTTTCCACTGAATTTGAGGTTGTTGGCGATGAAGGTTATGCCTTTGTTGAGGCTGATTTCAACGAAGATGGGCCTAAAGCACAGAGGGGGTGGGCCGGTGACAAGCAGGTCTCCCCCATGGCTGAACCTTGGCCCCCAGCTCTCCTGGGTGCAGTGACTGTGCCAGCAAGGTAGTGGGGTAGTGGAGAGAACGAGGCAAGAGCTCCTTCCCCAGGGCACGAGGTCGGCCTGGCTTGGAGGCCCCAAGGGACACGGCCGGCCCCAGGAGCCCGGCATCGTCTGCCTGCCGTGCGGCCACGTGCCACATGAGTGGCTGCCACGGGGGGGGGTCACTTGGCTCCTCCTTGTGGACAGGGCACGTGGGCTCAGCTCTGGCGAGTGGCAGGAGCCCTTTGGAACCAGATGGGCTGAAGCGCGTGCCCCAGAAAAACCATGTTCACGACCTGCACCCAGTCCTGGGGTGTAACCCAATGTCAGTGGACCTTCTTAAGACATCGTTACGCTGCGGTCAGGGGAATGAGACTGCCCTTAGTGCTGTGACTGGGGGCTTTCAAGGGAAAGCCATTTGTAGGAGAAGACACTGGAAGTCCTTGGGAACCCGGCAGAGAGAGGAGAGCACGTGGCCGTGTGGTGGGGGAGCCACGGGACCCCAGGATTGCCGGCTGCCAGTACCAGAGCGCTGCCCACCCTGGAGGGAGCCAGCTTCCAGCCCCAGCACTGGCAGCCAAGAAAGCCCTCTTGTCAAGACAACCCATGGCTTGGTAGATGTCACAgcgtggggaaactgaggcaggcacCCTCCACCTCCTGCCGTCCTCAGCAGAGCCGGGCCACATGGATCCCTGCCCACCTCCAGGACCACCCATCAGGGCAGGTACAGAGGGCTCCCTGGGTGCCCTGGCCAAGGGTGCCCTCACCCAGGACCCTTAAACCACTGCCCACCTGGTCTCCTGCCATGAGGGTCCCCAGACCGGGGCACTTACTTTCCAAGTACTTGAGGTTCTACTCCAGGACAAGTTATGAAGTTGTCTCCAGAAGAGTTTGCTGCTTTATCTAAAAGAAAACCCACAGCAGAAGGTCAGTGCacgtccatccatccaccacctCCTGCTGCCCTCGGCCAGACAAGTGGACCCTGGCAGGTGGCCAGCCTCTCCTTCGGCCATCGTCTACTCAGAGAAATTGTGGGATCCCTGGCCTTGCCCCAGGCACTGGGCAGCCGATGGTATTTAACAGAAGCAAGGCAGGCAGAGAGATGTTCTCAAGGCAGGAACGTTCTCGTGACTGGATGGGGAGGCAATCCCATAAAATATAACCATGAACAAAATAAATGCCAGGGAGTGCGAAGTGCATGACAATGAAAACGGGGAAGGCACAGAGCATGCAAGTGAAGGGACATCTACTCAGAACAGGTGGCCTGGATCATCTCTTACAGGTACAATTTCTCATTTGGAGACATTACGATATTTGCAGATGGACAGATGTGATGTCCGGGATTTGCTTCAAATAATTGGCAGTGGGGATACCGACGTCACCAGCTTGGCATGGGTGGACCATTACTGACAGCAGGTGATGAGTATTTCAAGTTCATTCTATAATTCTCACAAGAATTGTATGCTGTTGAAACTTCACTAAAAATCAGGCCTCTCCAAGGAGGCAGTGCTTGCTCTGAGCCCCAACAGGTGAGGAAGCCATCAGGGAGAGGTCTGAGGGAGGAATGTTCCAGGCTGTGGAAGGGCCTGTGCCAAGGTCCTGAGGTCAGAACTACTCGCGCGTGTGCAGGGAGGAAGGGAGTGAGCAGGATGGGCAGCGTGGGCTTTATCCAAGGACAGCGAGTGTGCCGGGGCCTGACAGATCCCGGGGTGCTATGGACTTAAAGGCAGCAGGACTTTTGGTGGTTGGATGCAGGGGAAGCAAAGAGGCACGAGGGGGCCGTGAGCTTTGGAGGAGAGGACTGAGTGGCTAGGGGCGCCCTTTCCCGCGATGGGGAAGCCTGACATGGGAAAGGATGTGGGCTGCTTTGGCTTTCCTTTAGCCTTCAGTTTCTGTGGGGTTTGGGACTGGGGCACAGGAGGCTGAGTGCAGGCCCACAGCTGTGGGGGGACCTCTCAGTCCACAGCCCACGCACTCACTGGCCCCTGGACTGGGGTGAAGGGCACTGCAAAGCCGCCCTCTGAGCAGGGCTCGGCCTCACGGTCATCCCCCAGGCTGGAGGAGCAGGACCTCCGCTTCCCAAGGCCCAGGGCCAGCTGCGCCCAGGAAGGAGGGTGAGCAGCAGCGTCCACTGTCTCTCTGCAGGATGGAGGCTGGGTCTGCCACCACCTGCAGCCCCCGAGAGCTGTGCTCAGAGCTGCTGGGAGCACTGCCCTCTCCAGCAGAAGGACCCTGGAGGTGGCAGGTCAGCCCCCTGCAGGGGAGAAGATTTAGGGGTGGTTCTTGTGGAATGTTTTCAAAACTaggctttttatctctttagaAATGCCAATTTTGGTGGGACTGGCAGCCAGGTGTTACTTCCTGGGCACTTGACCTATAAAGCACATGGATCAAAATGAAATGGAACCCCTGGTTACTGTCCTAACCACTTCAGGTGTTCCAGTCTCCTTTAACTTCAAGGGTGTCTTTTAGGAACCAATAGGtcttataaagaaatatttctagGGCATGAGAGTTGCATTAATTCCagttcagtttcttttcttttttctgtcaaatttgagaaaaattatttcactATGCTGTATTTGAGAGGGTAAATGGTAGTTATTTGGGTTTGGGATCGGGGTAATGTTTTattctctattctttcctctaATTCCCTGTGGCTGCATCAATCTTATAATTAAGAATCTCTAACAATtgtgattgtttttctcttttctaccaCAGATCAGGGCTCTTCTCAACAAAATGGCTCGTTTCCACAGTGACCCACTGACATTACAACTGTCAGAGGAGCCATGAACCTGGAGATCTGGAAACTCATCTCCAAAGCAGGGCTCGAGGTGAGGATTTGCTGTGGGAAGGTTGGGAGTCACTGGAAAATGGACTCCCAGGGAGAGGATGACCACAGCATGTCCAAGGTCAGGGTCAGGAAGCACAGGGCACTGCAGGTGCCACCAAGCCACGGCCAAGATGGCTCGTGGCCAAGACGGCTGCCTGAGGGGCAAGGTGGGCAGATCAGGAGGGAGGTGCCACCCAGAACGAGCTCATCACCCGAATTTATAGGCCTTCCCGCTGTCGTGAAAACAGCATGCTAAAGACAGAACTCATGGGACAGGGGGACACACTGgctattacatttttcttctcatttctcaggTTTCCAAAAGTTTTCCCAGGTGTTTTAATAAGAGGAAAATGTGATTAGAAGTAACAAGACAAATTCTTCTCAGTGCATCAGAGCTGCTCATGACATGCCACGTGCCCTGGCTCTGCCCACGTGGTATGGCCGGGTGCCCGGCACCCAGCACTGCCTTAGAGGGGACCCCCGGGGGGGGGCGCAGGAACCCCCAGCTCTCTGGGGAAGGACCTAGAAGCATTTCCAGGGCCGTCAGGTGGGCTCTGCCTGCTCCAGGAACTCTCTTCTAGGTGAACTAGAAGGTGCCCTCCGTGGTTTTGGCTGTCAGCACTGAGGGGCTTGGGCTCACCCACCCTGGGGAAGGGCAGGTAAAGGGAAACAGCACTTCCCTGGGCGCATCACCCACATGCAGGGTGGAGAGCCAGTGCTGAGATCCTCCCCATGCTCTGCCCACCCAGAGGAGCAGATGCCCACCAGTGCTGGAGAAGGGAGCCGTTCTGGGTCTACCAGGCGGCTGGGCAAGGCACTGGCCCAGGAAGATGCAACTGCAGCAAATGGAGGCAGCGAGGAGCCGGCTGGGAGCAGAGGGTGCTGAGGGCCGCCCAGCAGCCCAGGCTCTGGGAaggcccacccagccccagctccctggGCACTGCCTGCCGGGCCCTCTGCTTCCTAAGGCTGCTCACCCTTGGTCACGTGCCTGGCACCTCAGTTCTGCCAAATAATAGGCTGCTTCTTACATTTTCACACAATTATTACACCCTCGAGGGCACCTCCCGCTCTACGTACGAGATCTTGCCATGACCACGGCCCATGTTACAGGAAAGAAAACAGGTTCAGGAGcaaggccctggggcctgggcctcGGACTCTGGAGTCCAGGCCTGGCCAGGGCTCCTTGTCTCAGCTCAGGATGAGCCACCTTCCCTGCAGGGGTCAGTGAACCAGGCAGGGCACAGGGCCCAGGCTGGCTGCCCATGCCCCCAGAGCCACCTGCGGCCCTGCTCCAGGTGCCCAGGGCCTGTTTCCAGTCGGGGTGGGAGGGGCCAGGCCCCCAGCCCATCTGACTCTACATGGCACGCTGCCTCTGACTCCACCAAGGCCACTGAAAGA is part of the Dasypus novemcinctus isolate mDasNov1 chromosome 6, mDasNov1.1.hap2, whole genome shotgun sequence genome and harbors:
- the LOC131278947 gene encoding anthrax toxin receptor-like → MRICFITFDSRGYVSMDLTSDEEYLQQGLRRLTVEPILVTFSYVNEGLEKANMMIRKAATGGKKVTSIVYALTAAKIPKGADRLAAEEAQKARKMGAIVFAIGANEFEQKQLEGIADSKDHMFGVPDLDSLSSISSQVIEKSCIEIKSLEPTSVCMGESPDIKVHGRGFANALNKKDIICRFKFSRTKFEDKAANSSGDNFITCPGVEPQVLGKPIFVEISLNKGITFIANNLKFSGKDCGENPAAKPTEDKAGNPSKVNSQSLAAQSPDTPPEKSPTKPSKNAAASTPRKSPEQSPKQSPEQSPEHASKDTNREDEGTDEEEDPEEDADEEYQYEDDDPTESQGSSKFPWIPVVAGASALLLLLLLLLLGCLCYLCWPVSVSAA